The following coding sequences lie in one Jatrophihabitans sp. genomic window:
- a CDS encoding PstS family phosphate ABC transporter substrate-binding protein produces the protein MARRRRGLWSPVLITPVLALALAACGGAEAGNSADAGGAGGSSSNPAKLSGSVKVDGSSTVAPLSTVAAELFQEQNPGVNVTIGTSGTGGGFEKFCRGETDISDASRPIKDKEKAACEKAGIAYQELMVSNDALTVVVNKDNDFVDCLTVAQLKKIWEPGSKVDNWNQVDPEFPEEELKLFGAGTDSGTFDYFTAEINGKEDASRTDYQATEDDNVTVQGVSGSKGGLGYFGFSYFEENAGKLKALQIDGGSGCVAPSVAAVQDGSYKPLGRPLFIYPSAKALQRPEVLGFAEYFVANHKQIAEESKFIPLNATQESELKAALEKLKSSAK, from the coding sequence GCTGGCCGCCTGCGGTGGGGCCGAAGCCGGCAACTCGGCCGACGCCGGGGGCGCGGGTGGGAGTTCCTCCAACCCCGCCAAGCTGTCCGGCAGCGTCAAGGTGGACGGCTCGAGCACGGTCGCACCGCTCAGCACGGTGGCCGCTGAGCTGTTCCAGGAGCAGAACCCGGGCGTGAACGTCACGATCGGCACGTCCGGCACCGGTGGCGGGTTCGAGAAGTTCTGCCGGGGAGAGACCGACATCTCAGACGCCTCGCGTCCGATCAAGGACAAGGAGAAGGCGGCCTGCGAGAAGGCCGGCATCGCCTACCAGGAGCTGATGGTGTCCAACGACGCGTTGACGGTGGTCGTCAACAAGGACAACGACTTCGTGGACTGCCTGACCGTGGCGCAGCTGAAGAAGATCTGGGAGCCCGGCTCGAAGGTCGACAACTGGAACCAGGTCGACCCTGAGTTCCCGGAGGAGGAGCTCAAGCTGTTCGGGGCCGGCACGGACTCCGGAACGTTTGACTACTTCACCGCCGAGATCAACGGCAAAGAGGACGCCAGCCGAACCGACTACCAGGCGACCGAGGACGACAACGTCACGGTGCAGGGAGTGAGCGGGTCAAAGGGCGGCCTGGGTTACTTCGGGTTCTCCTACTTCGAGGAGAACGCCGGCAAGCTGAAGGCCCTGCAGATCGACGGCGGCAGCGGGTGCGTCGCCCCGAGCGTCGCCGCGGTCCAGGACGGCTCCTACAAGCCACTGGGCCGTCCGCTGTTCATCTATCCCAGCGCCAAGGCGCTCCAGCGGCCTGAGGTCCTCGGCTTCGCCGAGTACTTCGTCGCAAATCACAAGCAGATCGCTGAGGAAAGCAAGTTCATCCCGCTGAACGCGACCCAGGAGTCGGAGCTGAAGGCGGCACTGGAGAAGCTGAAGAGCTCGGCCAAGTAG
- the pstC gene encoding phosphate ABC transporter permease subunit PstC, giving the protein MSASLAGPPTAGPRPPEDGGLGRRRSHVGENLIKLMLFSAALLSVAATVGIVIALLEPTFEFFTEVSPKEFLTSTEWAPLFSDAKFGVLPLVAGTLLITLIAMLVAVPLGLGAAIYLSEYARPRTRRVLKPVLEVLAGIPTVIYGLFALAAVTPFLQKHWPIGDGPDIFNALSAGLVMGVMIIPTIASLSEDAMSAVPSALRDGAYALGSSQMQVATKVVVPAALSGIVAAFVLGISRALGETMIVAIAAGGQPNLSWNPLEGMQTMTAFIAAAGIGDQPTGTIGYQTIFAVGSLLFVLTFLMNIVSIRLVRKYREVYE; this is encoded by the coding sequence ATGAGCGCGAGCCTGGCCGGTCCACCGACTGCCGGGCCCAGGCCTCCCGAGGACGGAGGCCTGGGCCGGCGGCGTAGCCATGTCGGTGAGAACCTCATCAAACTCATGCTGTTCTCGGCGGCGCTGCTGTCGGTCGCCGCGACCGTCGGCATCGTCATCGCGCTGCTGGAGCCGACCTTCGAGTTCTTCACAGAGGTCAGCCCGAAAGAGTTCCTGACATCGACCGAGTGGGCGCCGCTGTTCTCTGACGCCAAGTTCGGCGTGCTGCCGCTGGTGGCCGGGACGCTGCTGATCACCCTGATCGCGATGCTGGTGGCGGTTCCGCTGGGCCTCGGCGCCGCCATCTACCTGTCGGAGTACGCCAGGCCGAGAACGCGACGTGTGCTCAAGCCGGTGCTCGAGGTGCTGGCCGGCATTCCGACCGTCATCTACGGCCTCTTCGCCCTGGCGGCGGTCACACCGTTTCTGCAAAAGCACTGGCCGATCGGCGACGGGCCCGACATCTTCAACGCCTTGTCAGCCGGCCTCGTCATGGGCGTCATGATCATCCCGACGATCGCCTCGCTGTCAGAGGACGCCATGAGCGCGGTGCCCTCGGCGCTGCGCGACGGCGCCTACGCCCTGGGCAGCTCGCAGATGCAGGTCGCCACCAAGGTGGTCGTTCCGGCCGCCCTGTCGGGCATCGTGGCGGCCTTCGTGCTGGGGATCTCCCGAGCACTGGGCGAGACCATGATCGTGGCGATCGCGGCCGGCGGCCAGCCCAATCTGTCGTGGAACCCGCTTGAGGGCATGCAGACGATGACGGCGTTCATCGCCGCGGCGGGCATCGGCGACCAGCCCACCGGCACGATCGGCTACCAGACGATCTTCGCCGTCGGGTCGCTGCTGTTCGTGCTGACCTTCCTGATGAACATCGTCAGCATCCGGCTCGTCCGCAAGTATCGAGAGGTGTACGAGTGA
- the pstA gene encoding phosphate ABC transporter permease PstA, with protein MTTTLTPRQSEPAPGVEEALRRRRVPIREGVFKGVLILSLAVGVVFLAVLVSYIVYRGWPRLDSRLFNNFPSIRRPQNAGARSAILGTVWVIAFTALYCLPTGVLAAIYLEEYADNRRWHNRLIEVNIQNLAAVPSIVYGILGLGIIARGLGFGQTVLTASLTLSLLVLPIVVISAREAIRSVPNSIRLASYAVGATKWQTISRQVMPQAIPGIATGAILALSRAIGEAAPLLLLGGLTFITYTPTGIHSSFTVLPIQIFNWISQSREEFATLAAAASVVLLVILLAMNSVAIYLRNRYQKRW; from the coding sequence GTGACGACGACCCTGACGCCTCGGCAGTCCGAGCCGGCGCCTGGCGTGGAAGAGGCGTTGCGACGGCGCCGGGTGCCGATCCGCGAAGGCGTGTTCAAGGGCGTCCTGATTCTGAGCCTGGCCGTCGGCGTGGTCTTCCTGGCGGTCCTGGTCAGCTACATCGTCTACCGGGGTTGGCCGCGGCTGGACAGCCGGTTGTTCAACAACTTCCCCTCGATCAGGCGTCCGCAGAACGCCGGAGCTCGCTCGGCGATCCTCGGCACCGTATGGGTGATCGCCTTCACCGCGCTCTACTGCCTGCCGACCGGCGTCCTGGCGGCGATCTACCTTGAGGAGTACGCCGACAACCGGCGTTGGCACAACCGCCTGATCGAGGTCAACATCCAGAATCTCGCGGCGGTGCCCTCCATCGTGTACGGCATCCTCGGCCTGGGCATCATCGCCAGGGGGCTCGGCTTCGGGCAGACGGTGCTCACCGCGTCCCTGACCTTGTCGTTGCTGGTGCTGCCTATCGTCGTCATCTCAGCCCGCGAGGCGATCCGGTCGGTTCCCAACTCCATCCGGCTGGCCTCGTACGCGGTCGGCGCGACGAAGTGGCAGACAATCAGCCGCCAGGTCATGCCGCAGGCCATCCCCGGCATCGCCACCGGCGCGATCCTGGCGCTGTCTCGCGCGATCGGCGAGGCCGCGCCGCTGCTGCTGCTCGGCGGGCTGACGTTCATCACCTACACACCGACCGGCATCCACAGCTCCTTCACGGTGCTGCCGATTCAAATCTTTAACTGGATCAGCCAGTCCCGCGAGGAGTTCGCGACCCTGGCCGCCGCCGCGAGCGTGGTGTTGCTGGTGATCCTGCTGGCGATGAACTCCGTGGCCATCTACCTCCGAAACCGCTATCAGAAGCGCTGGTGA
- the pstB gene encoding phosphate ABC transporter ATP-binding protein PstB has protein sequence MKQTSRPTPVHPTPEVALRAPRSAELRSPLFTIRDLSVYYGDYQAVREVNMDIGHKQITAMIGPSGCGKSTVLRTLNRMNDLIPGARVTGEVSYRRQDLYAPEVDPIEVRRRIGMVFQKPNPFPKSIYDNIAYGPRVTGMKVPNMDDLVEEALQSGALWDEVKDKLKQSALTLSGGQQQRLCIARAIAVKPEVILMDEPCSALDPIATAKIEDLMAILAEKFAIVIVTHNMQQAARVSDRTAFFTADVDEAGVRHGRLVELNATKTIFATPADQRTEDYISGRFG, from the coding sequence ATGAAGCAGACCTCACGGCCGACGCCGGTCCACCCGACTCCCGAGGTCGCCTTGCGCGCTCCCCGCTCCGCCGAGCTACGCAGCCCGCTGTTCACCATCCGGGACCTCTCGGTGTACTACGGTGACTACCAGGCCGTGCGCGAGGTGAACATGGATATCGGCCACAAGCAGATCACGGCGATGATCGGCCCGTCGGGATGCGGGAAGTCGACCGTGCTCCGGACGCTGAACCGCATGAACGACCTCATTCCCGGAGCGCGCGTCACCGGTGAGGTCTCCTACCGGCGCCAGGATCTCTATGCGCCCGAGGTTGATCCCATCGAGGTCCGGCGGCGCATCGGCATGGTCTTTCAGAAGCCGAACCCGTTTCCCAAGTCGATCTATGACAACATCGCCTACGGGCCGCGGGTGACCGGCATGAAAGTGCCGAACATGGACGACCTCGTGGAAGAGGCGCTTCAATCCGGCGCCCTGTGGGACGAGGTGAAAGACAAGCTCAAGCAGAGCGCGCTCACCCTGTCCGGCGGTCAGCAGCAACGGCTGTGCATCGCCCGCGCGATCGCCGTCAAGCCGGAGGTCATCCTGATGGACGAGCCGTGCTCGGCGCTTGATCCGATCGCCACGGCCAAGATCGAGGACCTGATGGCCATCCTCGCCGAGAAGTTCGCCATCGTCATCGTGACCCACAACATGCAGCAGGCGGCTCGGGTGTCTGATCGGACGGCCTTCTTCACCGCCGACGTCGACGAGGCAGGGGTGCGTCACGGCCGGCTGGTGGAGTTGAACGCCACCAAGACGATCTTCGCCACTCCCGCGGACCAGCGGACCGAGGACTACATCTCCGGCCGCTTCGGCTGA
- a CDS encoding carboxymuconolactone decarboxylase family protein, translating into MAHIALGVDENQFPGITGPMIYRPETAKPLNELAEVLLRGPHTLPPGERELIAAYVSGLNECQFCCGSHSAFAAAQLEQGMSLVDQVRADLDSAPVSPKLRALLRIAGAVQVSGRDVTPELISAAREAGSTDLEIHDAVLIAAAFCMFNRYVDGLGTLAPDDPQAYAYSAKNIVEHGYRV; encoded by the coding sequence ATGGCACACATCGCCCTGGGAGTGGATGAGAACCAGTTCCCCGGCATCACCGGGCCGATGATCTACCGTCCCGAAACGGCTAAACCCCTCAACGAGCTGGCCGAGGTGCTGCTTCGCGGGCCGCATACCTTGCCACCAGGTGAGCGGGAGCTGATCGCCGCCTACGTCTCCGGGCTCAACGAGTGCCAGTTCTGCTGCGGATCGCACTCGGCCTTCGCGGCCGCCCAGTTGGAGCAGGGCATGAGCCTGGTCGACCAGGTCCGCGCCGACCTCGACAGCGCGCCGGTGTCACCGAAGCTGCGGGCGTTGCTGCGGATCGCCGGCGCGGTCCAGGTCAGCGGTCGCGACGTCACCCCGGAGCTGATCAGCGCCGCCCGCGAGGCCGGCAGCACCGACCTCGAGATCCACGACGCGGTGCTGATCGCGGCGGCGTTCTGCATGTTCAACCGCTACGTCGATGGCCTCGGAACGCTGGCGCCGGATGACCCGCAGGCCTACGCCTATTCGGCGAAGAACATCGTCGAGCACGGTTACCGGGTCTGA
- a CDS encoding glycosyltransferase family 39 protein — protein MTAYSETARDQPAGAVTDLASRRQISRRRWLVLGIALLVLALKVTVAARTYGTNDIRHWTNFVNGVASRGPVGVYGIGFDRSFYNHPPLIGYFLQFVDFGRQHGFSIGFTIRSTASLADVGSALLMFEILRLRRSLREATWAAALVAASPVLFIISGFHGNTDPIFVMFTLLALYLLADRDKPLAAGLSMGLAIGIKIVPVVAIPVLLVLALTQSRRNLLRFGAGFTLAAGVTWLPALIAHGDVVRSNVLGYAGSGISQWGLIQIGHWFDDPGWADFLTETGRFPVVLLCALGPAALVWRRPAMAAEALGLSLVSFLFLAPAFGCQYLVWAMAAAYLINFGWATLYNLFAGVVLFKIYTRWAHGFPWDHANYWGLVGVELVGALLLWGFLGVLAVLGVRRIRSAPGVAGPPLKPGSPRRSQAQAQTR, from the coding sequence GTGACGGCCTATTCCGAAACGGCGCGTGACCAGCCGGCCGGCGCGGTGACCGATCTGGCGTCCAGGCGGCAGATAAGCCGCCGCCGCTGGCTGGTGCTCGGTATCGCGCTGCTGGTGCTGGCGTTGAAGGTGACGGTCGCGGCCAGGACCTACGGCACCAATGACATCAGGCACTGGACGAACTTCGTCAACGGCGTCGCCAGCCGCGGCCCGGTGGGCGTCTACGGCATCGGCTTCGACCGGTCCTTCTACAACCACCCGCCGTTGATCGGTTACTTCCTGCAGTTCGTGGACTTCGGACGCCAGCACGGCTTCAGCATCGGCTTCACCATCCGGTCCACAGCCAGCCTCGCCGACGTCGGCTCGGCGCTGCTGATGTTCGAGATCCTGCGCCTGCGTCGCAGCCTGCGCGAGGCCACCTGGGCGGCCGCGCTGGTGGCGGCCAGCCCGGTGCTGTTCATCATCTCCGGCTTCCACGGCAACACCGACCCGATCTTCGTTATGTTCACCCTGCTGGCGCTGTACCTGCTGGCCGACCGCGACAAGCCGCTGGCCGCCGGCCTGTCGATGGGACTGGCGATCGGGATCAAGATCGTCCCGGTGGTGGCGATACCGGTGCTGCTGGTGCTGGCCTTGACCCAGAGCCGGCGGAACCTGCTGAGATTCGGCGCCGGCTTCACGCTCGCGGCCGGCGTCACCTGGCTGCCCGCGCTGATCGCGCACGGCGACGTGGTGCGCAGCAACGTGCTCGGTTACGCCGGCAGCGGCATCAGCCAGTGGGGCCTGATCCAGATCGGTCACTGGTTCGACGATCCCGGCTGGGCCGACTTCCTGACCGAGACCGGCCGGTTCCCGGTGGTGCTGCTGTGCGCGCTGGGCCCGGCGGCCCTGGTGTGGCGCCGCCCGGCCATGGCTGCCGAGGCGCTCGGCCTGTCGCTGGTGAGCTTCCTGTTCCTGGCCCCGGCGTTCGGGTGCCAGTACCTGGTCTGGGCGATGGCGGCGGCGTACCTGATCAATTTCGGTTGGGCGACCCTCTACAACCTGTTCGCCGGCGTGGTGCTGTTCAAGATCTACACCCGGTGGGCCCACGGTTTCCCCTGGGATCACGCCAATTACTGGGGCTTGGTCGGCGTCGAGCTGGTCGGGGCGCTGCTGCTGTGGGGGTTCCTGGGCGTGCTCGCCGTGCTCGGCGTCCGCCGCATCCGCTCCGCGCCCGGGGTGGCCGGGCCGCCTCTGAAACCCGGATCTCCCCGCCGCTCCCAGGCGCAGGCTCAGACCCGGTAA
- a CDS encoding bifunctional glycosyltransferase/class I SAM-dependent methyltransferase, which translates to MQPDLAGPPYRPDDAGHDRPDAGHDRLKIGVLVVAFNAESTLQATLDRIPDAMRARIDEILICDDASQDGTVDAGLAWREANEAIPTTVIRHVSNLGYGGNQKAGYQLAQERGLDLIVLLHADGQYAPEAMADLLAPLERGEADAVFGSRMLEPGSARAGGMPLYKYLGNRVLTTFENRLLDSKLSEFHSGYRAYRVSALAELPIAFNTDDFDFDTQIIIQLLDAGKRIVEVPIPTYYGEEICYVDGLKYARDVVRDVLQYRLTKVGIGTHRWVPADPEYAAKEGEGTSHTVITEMLAAMPSGRRVLDLGCSGGRLSERIRQLGHKVVGVDSLEIAGVRNRVDDFFLGDLEDGIPEAAGGDFDVVVAADVIEHVRYPERLLRQMTEVLSPNGQIVISTPNFGHWYSRGRVAVGAFDYDRRGILDETHLRFFSRKSLRRTIGSAGLDVLQLEYTGLPLEVLTRTDSWKARSARVVDRRLVQLRPTMFGYQFVARLRPHHAGSITHRA; encoded by the coding sequence ATGCAGCCCGACCTCGCTGGACCTCCCTACAGGCCCGACGACGCCGGGCACGACCGGCCAGACGCCGGGCACGACCGGCTCAAGATCGGCGTCCTGGTCGTGGCCTTCAACGCCGAGTCCACCCTGCAGGCCACCCTGGACCGCATCCCCGACGCGATGCGCGCCAGAATCGACGAGATCCTGATCTGCGACGACGCCAGCCAGGACGGCACGGTGGACGCCGGCCTTGCCTGGCGCGAGGCCAACGAGGCGATCCCGACCACGGTGATCCGGCACGTCAGCAACCTCGGCTACGGCGGCAACCAGAAGGCCGGCTACCAGCTCGCGCAGGAGCGCGGCCTGGACCTGATCGTGCTACTGCACGCCGACGGCCAGTACGCCCCCGAGGCGATGGCCGACCTGCTGGCGCCGCTGGAGCGCGGCGAGGCCGACGCGGTGTTCGGCTCCCGGATGCTGGAGCCGGGCTCGGCCCGGGCCGGTGGCATGCCGCTGTACAAGTACCTCGGCAACCGGGTGCTCACCACGTTCGAGAACCGGCTGCTCGACTCGAAGCTGTCGGAGTTCCACTCCGGCTACCGGGCCTACCGGGTGTCGGCGCTGGCCGAGCTCCCGATCGCGTTCAACACCGACGACTTCGACTTCGACACCCAGATCATCATCCAGCTGCTCGACGCAGGCAAGCGGATCGTCGAGGTGCCGATCCCGACCTACTACGGCGAGGAGATCTGCTACGTCGACGGGCTGAAGTACGCCCGCGACGTGGTGCGCGACGTGCTGCAGTACCGGCTGACCAAGGTCGGCATCGGCACCCACCGGTGGGTGCCGGCCGATCCGGAGTACGCGGCCAAGGAGGGCGAGGGCACCTCCCACACCGTCATCACCGAGATGCTGGCGGCGATGCCGTCCGGGCGCCGGGTGCTCGACCTCGGCTGCTCCGGCGGCCGGCTGTCCGAGCGGATCCGCCAGCTCGGGCACAAGGTGGTCGGGGTGGACAGCCTTGAGATCGCCGGGGTGCGCAACCGGGTCGACGACTTCTTCCTCGGCGACTTGGAGGACGGCATCCCCGAGGCGGCCGGCGGTGACTTCGACGTGGTGGTCGCCGCCGATGTCATCGAGCACGTCCGTTACCCGGAGCGGTTGCTGCGCCAGATGACCGAGGTGCTCTCACCGAACGGCCAGATCGTGATCTCGACGCCGAACTTCGGTCACTGGTACTCCCGTGGCCGGGTCGCCGTGGGCGCCTTCGACTACGACCGGCGCGGCATCCTGGACGAGACGCACCTGCGGTTCTTCTCCCGCAAGAGCCTGCGCCGCACGATCGGCTCGGCCGGCCTGGACGTCCTGCAACTGGAGTACACCGGCCTGCCGCTGGAGGTGCTGACCCGCACCGACAGCTGGAAGGCCCGCTCGGCGCGCGTGGTGGACCGGCGGCTGGTGCAGCTGCGCCCGACCATGTTCGGCTACCAGTTCGTGGCCAGGCTGCGCCCGCACCATGCCGGCTCCATCACTCACCGTGCCTGA
- a CDS encoding MFS transporter, with protein sequence MRDYRLIIFAYLTSSLGNWLYKLTLPLLVLHMTGSALTTGAIYAVEYLPFLLLSLPGGVLADRVNRRLMLVAGDTVSSLLAIVLAIVVTVSVDTVWPIFVVAFLLSCVDPLYHPAFQSFIPDVSPKAKLPQANAWMQAGDNAMGLVGPVIAGVAISVIGYEATIYLDAATFAVSACAILLIRYHSPQVTPVNGSGKRLSGAVKDIREAGEYIFRRDRILFAGALTFTGTNFAIWLVQANFIFYLTTYRHLSPSVIGLVFGAQGIGSVLGSSIAPWIIRRIPPGRVIIFSTAAAGVVTSSLIVFRHVVEITIIWGLLAGFGAINVVSWFSLRQQIVPAYILGRVIAATRMLAFTSIPIAAVVAGALQATLENIYLIIGIAAAFRLGVALIASRSVLYRRPSSARPAPDVPAADLAVPETESGSGQRS encoded by the coding sequence GTGCGCGATTACCGGCTGATTATCTTCGCCTATTTGACCTCATCACTGGGCAACTGGCTCTATAAGCTGACGCTGCCCCTGCTGGTCCTGCATATGACCGGCTCGGCCTTGACGACCGGTGCGATCTACGCGGTTGAATACCTGCCGTTCCTGCTGCTGTCACTTCCGGGCGGCGTACTCGCTGATCGGGTGAACCGCCGTTTGATGCTGGTGGCCGGTGACACCGTGTCCAGCCTGCTTGCGATCGTGCTGGCGATTGTCGTCACCGTGTCCGTGGACACGGTCTGGCCCATATTTGTGGTCGCGTTCTTGCTGTCTTGCGTCGATCCGCTGTATCACCCTGCGTTCCAAAGCTTCATCCCCGATGTATCACCCAAGGCCAAGCTGCCGCAGGCCAATGCCTGGATGCAAGCCGGTGACAATGCTATGGGTCTGGTGGGGCCCGTGATCGCGGGCGTGGCCATCAGCGTGATCGGTTACGAGGCCACCATCTACCTCGACGCCGCTACGTTCGCTGTATCGGCTTGCGCGATCCTTCTCATCCGTTACCACTCACCGCAAGTGACACCCGTCAACGGCAGCGGTAAGCGCCTGTCAGGGGCGGTCAAGGACATCCGCGAAGCCGGGGAGTACATCTTCCGACGCGACCGCATCCTCTTCGCCGGCGCGCTGACCTTCACGGGAACGAACTTCGCCATCTGGCTGGTCCAAGCCAACTTTATTTTTTACTTGACGACGTACCGCCACCTAAGCCCCAGCGTCATCGGGCTGGTGTTCGGTGCTCAAGGTATCGGCTCCGTACTCGGATCATCAATAGCGCCCTGGATCATCCGGCGCATCCCGCCAGGACGCGTGATCATCTTCAGCACCGCCGCGGCTGGCGTCGTCACCTCGAGCTTGATCGTCTTTCGACACGTCGTAGAGATCACCATCATCTGGGGGCTGCTCGCTGGATTTGGAGCCATCAACGTCGTGTCCTGGTTCAGCCTGCGCCAGCAAATCGTGCCGGCCTACATCCTCGGACGGGTTATCGCGGCAACGCGCATGCTGGCATTCACGTCCATACCTATCGCGGCTGTCGTGGCTGGCGCCCTGCAGGCCACGCTGGAGAATATCTACCTCATCATCGGTATCGCCGCCGCCTTCCGGCTCGGCGTCGCGTTGATAGCCTCACGCAGCGTTTTGTATAGGCGCCCGTCTTCGGCTAGGCCGGCGCCAGACGTGCCAGCAGCAGACTTGGCTGTGCCGGAAACAGAGTCGGGTAGCGGTCAGCGCTCATAG
- a CDS encoding ThiF family adenylyltransferase yields the protein MDSDALPMLKPTYPLFGTAVLVQIGGHGQVTEIEDPSGQIRRLLELLDGSRTVQQVWTALRQDYPLSSVEDVQAAIRQLDEAGFLLDGSHTPAGILDDYELSRWARNINFFGSYSSMRQNKYELQGRLRDARITLLGLGGLGSHLLLDMAAMGVGHVRAIEFDRVEISNLNRQILYRDGDIGQEKLRLATERVRDFNPRIEIEPVSMRIGSAEDVASVADGADLLICVADRPKMEIMHWVNAGCVQAGVPFLNGGLDTQRAIYYTVIPGTTGCVECWRLGVFNSDPTSAALLQQKRDLQIGGNNAAFTPLVTMTTGFMLGELTRLITGIAPPVAAGRLMQLRFYDYEVSEAERWDRLPECTVCGQRDDALNGQPLVGATAS from the coding sequence ATGGATTCCGATGCTCTGCCTATGTTGAAGCCTACATATCCTTTGTTCGGCACTGCCGTGCTAGTGCAAATCGGCGGTCATGGACAGGTGACAGAGATTGAAGACCCCAGTGGGCAGATCCGTCGGTTGCTGGAACTGCTAGACGGATCCCGCACGGTCCAGCAGGTGTGGACCGCCCTACGACAAGATTATCCACTGTCGTCGGTCGAGGACGTTCAAGCCGCTATACGCCAGCTGGACGAAGCCGGCTTTCTGCTCGACGGCAGTCACACGCCTGCCGGCATTCTTGATGATTACGAACTAAGCCGATGGGCTCGCAATATCAATTTTTTTGGCTCGTACTCGTCGATGCGGCAGAACAAGTACGAATTGCAGGGACGCCTGCGAGATGCCCGAATCACATTGCTGGGCCTTGGTGGTCTCGGGTCGCATCTGCTGCTTGACATGGCGGCAATGGGCGTGGGGCACGTCCGCGCCATCGAGTTCGACCGGGTCGAAATCTCTAACCTCAATCGACAGATCCTCTACCGAGACGGCGACATCGGGCAGGAGAAATTGCGGCTGGCCACCGAGCGAGTGCGCGATTTCAATCCACGAATTGAAATTGAGCCGGTGTCGATGCGTATCGGTTCGGCGGAGGACGTAGCCAGCGTGGCAGACGGCGCCGATCTACTGATTTGTGTCGCCGACCGTCCGAAGATGGAGATCATGCACTGGGTGAATGCAGGATGCGTGCAAGCCGGAGTGCCATTCCTGAACGGGGGGCTCGACACTCAACGCGCTATCTACTACACAGTGATACCAGGCACTACCGGTTGCGTTGAATGTTGGCGACTTGGAGTATTCAACAGTGACCCGACATCGGCTGCCTTGCTGCAGCAGAAGCGTGACCTGCAGATCGGCGGCAACAACGCGGCCTTCACGCCGCTGGTCACCATGACGACCGGCTTCATGCTGGGTGAGCTGACCCGACTCATCACCGGCATCGCGCCGCCAGTTGCCGCTGGTCGCCTGATGCAACTGCGCTTCTACGATTATGAGGTGAGCGAGGCGGAGCGGTGGGATAGGCTGCCCGAATGCACGGTGTGCGGCCAGCGCGATGACGCGCTGAACGGCCAGCCACTTGTTGGTGCGACTGCCTCGTGA